Proteins encoded within one genomic window of Microtus ochrogaster isolate Prairie Vole_2 linkage group LG4, MicOch1.0, whole genome shotgun sequence:
- the Catip gene encoding ciliogenesis-associated TTC17-interacting protein, whose translation MSSKVFPTGSGAKDNQRASQPLLLQQQQQQHQEQQSFPEANTEAINFLDSFRLEKLLLFFPETLAIVSDTGEPQGELTIEVQKGKYRDEQGILTHCLLVHACSRGFIDKSPCGSSLLGYLTNKLELMEQHSQEFIKFPILPMERKMSILKQDDQMVVTRSVKEGEETKTGVSVFPCQSLKGFVSSAANLVLLRMMAWQRSVPSGARFLALDTEGKLCYCTYQSLGFQTIQLGHQQAEMFIVEQTIHSEEDIPFSCQFYLLSDGHLAKRVQVGSPGCCIITKMPLLREEDVIEPPPQFDKKPLVWEEDLELYSKFLNRKEQLRLSHTSYLRQHPEAQALISDFLLFLLLRRPEDVVTFAAEHFGSFEVLRPPIPALRSSHRPSPFRPLESEEEEEEQEEQEEEEEEEEEEEQEEEYEEEYEEEYEEEYEDGDYFYADDDDYDDEDNDDVDDDDDDVESDKDDDNDEVDENDDESQDLDRDNQSLDLEND comes from the exons ATGTCTTCCAAAGTTTTCCCCACAG GCTCCGGAGCCAAGGACAACCAACGTGCAAGTCAGCCgctgctgctgcagcagcagcagcaacagcatcaAGAGCAACAGTCATTCCCAGAGGCCAACACTGAAGCCATCAACTTCCTCGACTCCTTCC ggctggagaaactGCTACTCTTCTTCCCCGAGACTCTGGCCATCGTCTCAGACACAGGCGAGCCTCAGGGAGAGCTGACCATCGAGGTGCAGAAAGGGAAATACAGGGATGAACAGGGCATCCTCACCCACTGTCTACTGGTTCACGCCTGTAGCCGAGGCTTCATCGATAAATCGCCGTGCGGAAGCTCCCTCCTAG GCTACCTAACCAATAAGCTGGAGCTGATGGAGCAGCACAGTCAAGAGTTCATTAAG TTTCCCATCCTCCCCATGGAGCGGAAGATGAGTATCCTGAAGCAGGATGACCAGATGGTTGTGACCAGAAGTGTCAAGGAGGGTGAG GAAACGAAGACTGGAGTCTCCGTCTTCCCCTGTCAATCACTTAAGGGCTTTGTCTCCAGCGCCGCCAATCTGGTGCTTCTGAGAATGATGGCCTGGCAGCGGTCAGTGCCCAGCGGTGCTCGCTTCCTGGCCTTGGACACGGAGGGCAAACTATGCTATTGCACCTAT CAATCCCTGGGCTTCCAGACAATCCAACTGGGCCACCAGCAGGCTGAGATGTTCATCGTGGAACAAACCATCCACTCTGAAGAGGACATCCCCTTCTCCTGTCAATTCTACTTGCTCTCTGATGG GCACCTGGCTAAGAGAGTCCAGGTGGGCTCCCCAGGGTGTTGTATCATCACTAAGATGCCCCTCTTGAGGGAAGAGG ATGTGATTGAGCCTCCGCCCCAGTTTGATAAGAAGCCCCTGGTGTGGGAGGAAGACCTGGAGTTATACTCTAAATTCCTGAACCGGAAG GAGCAGCTGCGCCTCAGCCACACCAGCTATCTGCGGCAGCACCCCGAGGCCCAAGCGCTGATCTCCGACTTCTTGCTTTTCCTGCTGCTCCGCCGGCCGGAGGACGTGGTCACCTTTGCTGCGGAGCACTTCGGGTCCTTCGAGGTCCTGCGCCCACCAATCCCTGCCCTGCGTTCCTCACACCGGCCCAGCCCTTTCCGCCCACTGGAgtccgaggaggaggaggaggagcaggaggagcaggaggaggaagaggaagaggaagaggaggaagagcaagaggaggAATATGAGGAGGAATACGAGGAGGAATACGAGGAGGAATACGAGGATGGCGACTACTTTTACGCCGACGATGATGACTATGACGATGAAGACAACGACGATgtcgacgacgacgacgacgacgtaGAAAGCGACAAGGATGATGACAACGACGAAGTCGACGAGAATGATGACGAAAGCCAGGATTTGGATCGGGACAACCAGAGTTTGGATCTGGAAAATGACTAG
- the Slc11a1 gene encoding natural resistance-associated macrophage protein 1, whose protein sequence is MIRDKSPQRLSRPSYGSISSLPGPAPQQVPPQKTYLNEKIPIPSTEQLLWVLLWATVLGLLCQRLAARLGVVTGKDLGEVCHLYYPKVPRTLLWLTIELAIVGSDMQEVIGTAISFNLLSAGRIPLWGGVLITIVDTFFFLFLDNYGLRKLEAFFGFLITIMALTFGYEYVVARPSQGALLQGVFLPSCPGCGQPELLQAVGIVGAIIMPHNIYLHSALVKSREVDRTRQADIREANMYFLIEATIALSVSFIINLFVMAVFGQAFYQQTNEEAFNICANSSLHSYAKIFPRDNHTVSVDIYQGGVILGCLFGPAALYIWAVGLLAAGQSSTMTGTYAGQFVMEGFLKLRWSRFARVLLTRSCAILPTVLVAIFRDLRDLSGLNDLLNVLQSLLLPFAVLPILTFTSMPAVMQEFANGLLSKVITSCIMAVICAINLYFVVSYLPSLPHPAFFGLVALLAVGYLGLTAYLAWTCCIAHGATFLTHGSHQHFLYGLPKEEQEDRERSG, encoded by the exons ATGATTC GTGACAAGAGCCCCCAGAGGCTGAGCAGGCCTAGCTATGGCTCCATTTCCAGCCTGCCAGGCCCAGCACCTCAGCAAGTACCACCCCAGAAGACCTACTTGAATGAGAAGAttcccatccccagcacagagCAG CTGCTCTGGGTGCTGCTATGGGCCACCGTGTTGGGCCTGCTCTGCCAGAGGCTGGCTGCCCGGCTAGGCGTGGTGACAGGCAAGGACTTGGGTGAAGTCTGCCATCTCTACTACCCTAAG GTGCCCCGCACCCTCCTCTGGCTGACCATCGAGCTAGCCATTGTGGGCTCAGACATGCAGGAAGTCATCGGCACGGCCATCTCCTTCAACCTGCTCTCAGCTGGACG CATCCCCCTGTGGGGCGGTGTCCTGATCACCATCGTAGACacgttcttcttcctcttcctggataACTACG GACTGCGCAAGCTGGAAGCTTTCTTTGGATTTCTTATTACTATCATGGCTCTGACCTTCGGTTATGAg TATGTGGTAGCACGGCCATCCCAGGGAGCGCTTCTTCAGGGCGTGTTCCTGCCCTCCTGCCCGGGCTGCGGTCAGCCTGAGCTGTTGCAGGCAGTGGGCATTGTTGGCGCCATTATCATGCCCCACAACATCTACCTGCACTCAGCCTTAGTCAAG TCTAGAGAGGTAGACAGAACCCGCCAGGCGGACATTCGCGAAGCCAACATGTACTTCCTGATTGAAGCCACCATCGCCCTCTCTGTGTCCTTCATCATCAACCTCTTTGTTATGGCTGTGTTTGGTCAGGCCTTCTACCAGCAAACCAACGAGGAAGCG TTCAACATCTGTGCCAACAGCAGCCTCCACAGCTACGCCAAGATCTTCCCTAGGGACAATCACACAGTGTCGGTGGACATTTACCAAGGA GGTGTGATCCTAGGCTGTCTCTTTGGCCCTGCCGCCCTCTACATCTGGGCAGTGGGTCTCCTGGCAGCGGGGCAGAGTTCTACTATGACGGGCACCTATGCAGGACAGTTCGTGATGGAG GGCTTCCTGAAGCTGCGGTGGTCCCGCTTCGCACGTGTCCTCCTCACTCGCTCTTGTGCCATCCTGCCCACTGTGCTTGTGGCCATCTTCCGAGACCTGAGGGACCTCTCAGGCCTCAACGATCTACTCAACGTTCTGCAGAGTCTGCTG CTGCCCTTCGCTGTGCTGCCCATCTTGACTTTCACCAGCATGCCAGCCGTCATGCAGGAGTTTGCCAACGGCCT GTTGAGCAAAGTCATCACGTCCTGCATCATGGCAGTCATCTGCGCCATCAACCTCTACTTTGTGGTCAGCTACCTGCCCAGCCTCCCGCACCCTGCCTTCTTTGGCCTTGTAGCTCTGCTGGCTGTGGGCTACTTGGGCCTT